In the genome of Fusarium poae strain DAOMC 252244 chromosome 1, whole genome shotgun sequence, the window TGACTCCGACTCCGACTCTGACAACTCCGACAACGACTCTGATGACTCCGACAGCAGCGACTCCGATGAGGAGGCTGGTGCCAAGGTCGAGAAGACTGAGGATGCTCCCTCCAAGAAGCGTAAGGCTgaggatgatggtgatgccgatgccaagaaggccaagtcCGATGAGCCCACTACCCTCTTCGCCGGCAGCCTGTCCTGGTCCATTGATGACAACGCCCTCTACGAGGCTTTCAAGCACATTGAGGGTCTTGCCAACGCTCGTGTCATGACCGAGAAGGGCACTGGCCGCAGCCGTGGCTTCGGTTACGTTGATTTCAACGATGCCGCCTCTTGCACCAAGGCTTACGAGACCATGAACGGTACCGAGCTTGAGGGTCGTGCCATCAACCTCGACTACGCCAACGCTCGCCCTGCTGAGGCCAACCCTGCCGCCCGCGCTGCCGACCGTGCTCAGCGCCACGGTGATACTGTCAGCCCAGAGAGCGACACCCTCTTCGTCGGTAACCTTCCTTTCGACGTTGACCAGGACAGCGTCCGCGCTTTCTTCGAGGAGGTCGCCGCTGTTGCCAGCGTTCGCCTTCCTACCGACCCGTAAGTTCCCTTGCTCTCATCAACATGTTCATTGTACTAACTCTCAACAGTGACAGCGGTAACCTCAAGGGTTTCGGTTACGTCAGCTTCAACTCCGTTGAGGATGCCAAGCAGGTCTTCGAGGCCAAGAACGGTGCCCCTATCGGCAACGGTCGCATGTCCCGTGCCGTTCGTCTAGACTACGCTAGCAGCAAGCCTCAACagggcggcggcggcggcggcttcGGTGGTGGTCGTGGTGGTGGCCGAGGTGGCGGTCGTGGAGGTTTCGGAGgtcgtggtggtggtggtcgAGGTGGCGGTCGTGGTGGTTTCGGAGGTCGTGGTGGTGGCCGCGGCGGTGGCCGTGGTGGCTTCGGCACTGGAGCTAACAGCACTCCTACCGCCTTCTCTGGTTCCAAGATCTCTTTCGATTAAACGTGGGTTGATGTGCAACAGTTGCAGACCGAGGGCTTCTGGCGGGGTTTCCAACAAGTGGGCTTTTGTGGGCTGTCGATTCAACACAAGTTAAAGCTCCATCGTGGGGTAGTGGGCTTTGAGAATACGCTTCACGCGTAAGCATTGATAGACCTGGGGGCTATTACACTTGGGACCGAGGGCTCGTGGCATCTTGCAAAAGTACCATCGCTGGTGCTTGTGGCTTTTTGACGTTGGCTTTTGATGTCTGTCGTAAAGACAGACACCACGTGGGCTTCTGAGGGATTTGTTGACGGCTCTTTGGGAAGAGGCTTCCTTTGTCTGCTTGCAGACATCGCGGAGTGGACCAAGTCGGTTCTTGCGAATACTCTGAGGGTCCTGGGGGCTTTTCGAAACACGACCACTACGATGCCATTGCCTGTCCTCAGGCTTCAACTGGTGATGATCTCCTGCCTCTAATGTCTAGACCACCTTGATTTGTTATACCATGTATTTTGTACTCGGAGTTGTTTTCATCGTTTGATGTTGGTGAGTATACCACTGCCGTTATTCTTTCGATTATGTAGCATCGGGATATGTCCACTTCCCAGGTATAGGGGCGCAATAAAAGTTAGATCATGATTTCTTTCATATcaaaattatttaatctgAGTGTGCCCACGATCGTGAATGTGTTGTGCTTATGAAATATCCTGAAATATTTAAACATAAATCTTTTGATGTTACAAGTTGATATGACTGCCGTCTGTTTATGCTTTAGGTGCATGAATATTTACATAGTACTAGTCAACCAGCATGACTTGGCACAGCTGAGGACATAAGATAGTCTAGTTATGACGTCGAATTGGAAATTTATACATGTGGCGTGTGATACGACTCAGCCCGAGACAGCGCGTGCGGAGAGGCCAGTCTTATGGGAAGCTGCTCCCGCGTGAGCAAAGGAACTGATCGTGCTACACTGGTGGTCCCTGGATTTGTTGGGGAAAGGCGACATGTCATGAAGGACAAGTCCAGAGAGGTCAGCCATAGGAGTCAGCTGGTATAGACTGTTTTATGAAAATTTCCCAGTACAGTATCAGGATATCTTCAAAACAAGACACTggtaataatttctttagaaATATATCCGAAAATCGACAAGGAATAAAGTGCCGTCGTTTTAGGTTTCACGTTACACGCATGATAGAGACCCATTAAAGTCGACAGATCGATAAGTAATGAAGAAAAGGGCCTTGATGATTGACCCACGTATTATAATAAACATGGGCAGACAATCATATTATGGAAACAATAGATCCGACGCTAGATGAGTGAGATTGTACGATACAATAGGATGGTCAGCAGCCTCAGTCAGCCCCATTTCATTACTGAGTGTTTCGGTGTAAGTTGATGACACAAAAACTTAAATCACAGTACAGAAAACGTTGAGATAGACAGATCTGGCTGTTTGATCGACTGTCTAGGTTGTTTTTGTGAACCCAACCCCGCCTTGTACTCATGACCGGTATGTTCGTACTGCATGCTCATAAAGAGAGGCGGGGATTCAAGTATAGATACTTGATGAGGACTACTTCACCGCTCACGATACTACCAGATAGACAGTGTGCGATGGAAACAGCGTCATCGTTACGGCATTGATGAAGATGTATACAATCTGGTTCATATCTTGGTTGCTAATGTGAGTGTTTCACAGCTGCGCGTGATGCGTTCGCACTGTCTCCCCGCACTTTTTCTCATGTACCTCTACTTTTAAGTCGTTATCAATAGCCGTCGAAACGTGCTCTCGTGCCTGTAACAAAGGAGAGTagcagccagccagccatttATCCATCATTCAAAGCCCAAGCAAGACCCAGAACCCCGACTTCGCTGTCGAGAAGCACCCTCTtctatctttttttttcttctctacCCTCTCTTTACGCCTAATCATTTTCATCAACCATTTTTCAAATCTCCTCTCGACAAAGGTTACCCCGGACCTCAGATAAGCCCAGGCAAAGCTAGTGGTCCGGTCGATCTTACACCCTGCAAGTAGGCCTGAGCCGTCACGCCCCGTACTCCGCCCCTAGAACTCGACTCGACTGCCAAGTTTCCAAGAAACTCGACTTTCAACCAAAACATCGGTGTATTCGAAGCGAAAAGGAATCAACATGGACGGGCAGGCAAACCAGAGTTGGCAGGGAAATAGGACGTCCCCTAATCCTGCAAGATCGAGTCCTGGGCTTCCTCAACAAAGACGTCATGACGGTTAGTTCCCATTAACTCTATTAGACTTATCACACGTCAGCTAAATGATCTTTAGAATCATGGGTAGAAGTCGCATCGGAACCATCGTCTTCGTCTCTATCGAGTATCGGCGATGAGATAGTCACAACTGGATTACGCGTTGGGAACCCCTATGTACGCCGACGCCGCTTACAACCTGCGAGGTCGCTTCCCCAACAAAATACGGCCATCCACAACGTGTCTGCCGCCGATATGAGTAGCCAGGAGGAGTACGATGAGAGCGACAGTGAGGATGACCGTCTACTTACCAGCTCAACCGAGAACACACATCGGTCGGAAGAGGAGATGGATCTTGATTCTGAGGCCGAGTCAGATGGTGATAACGTCACTGCGCTTGGGCGAGTGTCTGATCGACCTACAAACCAACCCGTCTTTCGACCTCAGCCCAACGCCTTCACTCATCCATCAACACAAAGACGGGATTCTGCTCCGGCTATCCCAAATGCGCCTCCTCCTCACCCTCATAATGGTCTTACACGACCGTCTTTTACTCAAAGATCGCAAACACGGCCCCACCGTGCGGGTCCAAGCTTTATGTCTCCAGCTGTCCGCGAAGAGAACGATGCAGCTCTACGCGCATCTCTAACCACTCTTCTTTCTTGTGCGCATGCAGCTAGAGGCTTGCCAAAATCAAAGGAGGAAGCTGAAGCTCAGCGAGTGGCCAGCACAGGTGTAGGACCCAGCAACCAGCCGATGGAGCTGCGACTTGTGCCGGAGTCGGAGCTGTCACAGGAGCaaccaagacaaagaagggTCCAACGCCCCGCCGCGCCGTCTCCACCCCGCAAACGGGCTGGGGGATCAAGATCCCCTTCAAGAACCTCCAAGAACAGCTCTGGATCACCAACGACCTCACGGgctaccaagaagaagaaggtggCCCAGATGGAAGAGCCTACCACTATCTCACCAACTCTCCTCACATGGGTTGTCAGCGCCGGCGTTGTCATTGTTGTGTCTGTGGTGGGGTTTGGTGCAGGGTATGTTATCGGCCGTGAAGCTGGTAGACAAGAAGCGCTGGTGGCCAGTGTTGGCAGTGTCAACGACACCACATCTTGCGGTCAGGAAGTCATCCGATCCTCAGGCAATGGATTACGGAAACTTCGATGGGGTGCTGTCGGCAAGAGCATCGTTGCTTAGAAAATCTAGCGATATGACGCTAGTCATGCCTCATATTGCTCATGGAATGACGAATAGATTGGTGGTTTGTTCTGGTGAGGTTCGAGACAGCTGTATTTGTCTTTTACGCAACTTCAAGGATTTGGTGAGATATATTGGTAACTAAAGTTACGGCGTACACAATTGCTCATGAAGTCGACGTTCATGTTATTAACGACACATGTACAGGCGAGAATACCTCAGTGCATTTTTGCGCATTGCTTTTATGGGATACACGGTGAATTTGGCATGTTTTCTACTTTTCATATTTTAGCCTGGCGAGTCTATTCTTTTTACCGTGTATCTAGATAG includes:
- a CDS encoding hypothetical protein (BUSCO:48641at5125); this encodes MAKSTTKESKKAKVAEPLSTVKAGKVSKSTKSKDVKPVAKKVTKEKDSKKSKKKAEPESSSESESESESEASASDSDSDSSSSEEEKPAPKKAAKAKATPAKKVESSDSSDSDSDSKSDSDSDSDSESEEEKPKAKAAKTNGTAKAAPAKKAESSDSDSDSDSDSESEEEKPAAKVAEKKADSSDSDSDSDNSDNDSDDSDSSDSDEEAGAKVEKTEDAPSKKRKAEDDGDADAKKAKSDEPTTLFAGSLSWSIDDNALYEAFKHIEGLANARVMTEKGTGRSRGFGYVDFNDAASCTKAYETMNGTELEGRAINLDYANARPAEANPAARAADRAQRHGDTVSPESDTLFVGNLPFDVDQDSVRAFFEEVAAVASVRLPTDPDSGNLKGFGYVSFNSVEDAKQVFEAKNGAPIGNGRMSRAVRLDYASSKPQQGGGGGGFGGGRGGGRGGGRGGFGGRGGGGRGGGRGGFGGRGGGRGGGRGGFGTGANSTPTAFSGSKISFD
- a CDS encoding hypothetical protein (TransMembrane:1 (o333-357i)~BUSCO:50505at5125); amino-acid sequence: MDGQANQSWQGNRTSPNPARSSPGLPQQRRHDESWVEVASEPSSSSLSSIGDEIVTTGLRVGNPYVRRRRLQPARSLPQQNTAIHNVSAADMSSQEEYDESDSEDDRLLTSSTENTHRSEEEMDLDSEAESDGDNVTALGRVSDRPTNQPVFRPQPNAFTHPSTQRRDSAPAIPNAPPPHPHNGLTRPSFTQRSQTRPHRAGPSFMSPAVREENDAALRASLTTLLSCAHAARGLPKSKEEAEAQRVASTGVGPSNQPMELRLVPESELSQEQPRQRRVQRPAAPSPPRKRAGGSRSPSRTSKNSSGSPTTSRATKKKKVAQMEEPTTISPTLLTWVVSAGVVIVVSVVGFGAGYVIGREAGRQEALVASVGSVNDTTSCGQEVIRSSGNGLRKLRWGAVGKSIVA